The following DNA comes from Vannielia litorea.
GCGCGTCCGGAGCAAGCTTCGCAAGGTGAACGCGGGCCGCGTGCGGCTCTCCGTCCACCGCTCGAACAAGAACATCAGCGTGCAGCTGATCGACGACGTGCAGGGCGTGACCCTGGCCTCCGCCTCCACTCTGGAGAAGGATCTGGGCGTGGTCGGCAAGAACAACGTGGAGGCCGCCACCAAGGTGGGCGCCGCGATTGCCGAGCGTGCCAAGAAGGCCGGCGTCGAAGAGGCCTATTTTGACCGTGGCGGCTTCCTGTTCCACGGCAAGGTCAAGGCACTCGCCGATGCTGCCCGTGAGGGTGGTCTGAAGATCTAAGCGGTGGGCTCAGGCCCATCCGACAAGACCTGCGAGGGGCAGCGCGTTTGCCCCTCCGATGATCCGGGGCACGTGATGAAAGTCAGGTCCACCGCGATCGGAGACAACCGGCCCAGCGCCGACCATGAAAAGGACGCCATAGATGGCAGAACGTGATAACAACCGCCGCGGCCCGCGCCGCGACCGTGAGGAAACCCCCGAGTTCGCCGATCGCCTCGTGGCGATCAACCGCGTGTCGAAGACGACCAAGGGCGGCAAGAACTTCGGCTTCGCCGCGCTCGTCGTGGTCGGCGACCAGAAGGGCCGCGTGGGCTTCGGCAAGGGCAAGGCCAAAGAGGTGCCCGAGGCGATCCGCAAGGCCACCGAGCAAGCCAAGCGCCAGATGATCCGCGTGCCGCTCCGTGAAGGCCGCACCCTGCACCACGACATCGAAGGTCGTTGGGGCGCTGGCCGCGTCGTGATGCGCACCGCACCGACCGGTACCGGTATCATCGCCGGTGGTCCGATGCGTGCCGTCTTCGAGATGCTCGGTGTGCAGGACGTGGTCGCCAAGTCGATCGGTTCGCAGAACCCCTACAACATGATCCGCGCCACGCTCGACGGCCTGACGAAGGAAAACAGCCCCCGCATGGTCGCGCAGCGTCGCGGCAAGAAGGTGGCCGACATCCTCAAGAAGCCCGAAGACGCGCCGGCCGAAGAAGCCGCTGAAGCGTAAGGAGAGCGAGACATGGCAAAAACGATCGTCGTCAAGCAGATCGGCTCCCCGATCCGCCGCCCCGAAATCCAGCGCAAAACGCTGATCGGTCTGGGCCTGAACAAGATGCACCGCACCCGCGAGCTGGAGGACACCCCCTCGATCCGCGGCATGGTCGCCAAGATCCCGCACCTCGTCGAGATCATCGAAGAGCGCGGCTAAGCGATCCGGCGGATCAACCGCCGACCAGAATAGAGCACCCCGGTTCGCAAGAGCCGGGGTGTTTTCGTTTCACGCTCGCTGTAGGGTGACCAAAACGAACCAACAAAACCGAGCAGCACCATGACCCGCCTCCTCATTCTCCTCCCCCTCGCCCTCGCCGCCTGCTCCAAGGACCGGGGCGCCGATGCTGTGATGGCCTACCCCGACCAGTATCTCTGCCAGCTCCAACATGGGCAGGAGAAGACCGAGAACGCTTATGAGCGCCGCGCCGTCGAGGGCGAGATCGCCCGGCGCGGGCTGGAGTGCTATCAGGGCGTGGTGAAAACGGACTCTCCGCTCTTCCGGTAGGGGCCGCGCATCCCGTCCAGCCCTGCGTTTTCTGCAATGCGGCATTGCGGTTTCAACTGTGGTCGCCCGGCTGGCATCCGGCGTATCTGGCTGCCTGAAAAGCAACCATTTTGGAGACTCCCATGTCCCGCCTCTTCGCTCTTGTCGCCCTCATGACCCGTGGCCTCAAGTCTCAGCCCTGCCCGCATTGGTCCGATTACCTGCGCCAGACTCGCGGCTGATCTTCGCCTATCCGCACAGAAGCTGCGCCTGACTTACGAAAAAGTCATTTGCCGCAGGGTCAGCCGCCCTATCTCTCCTGACATCAACAGGAGAGGACAGCTCGAAATGACCCAGACCAGACGTACCTTCCTGGCCACCGTCGCTGCCAGCGCCGGGGCCATCACCGTTCTGCCCTATGCCCTGCGCGCAGAGGCGCATGGCGGCGACATGTTCGAAACCGCAAACGGTTCGATCACCATCCACCCGGTTGATCACGCCAGCTTCGTGATGGAGAGCCCCGCAGGCACCATCTACGTCGACCCGGTGGGCGATGCCGCCGCCTACGCCGACTTCCCCGCACCCGATCTCATTCTCGTCACCCATGAGCACGGCGACCACTTCAACGCCGAGACGCTGGCGGCGATCAAGGGCGAGGCCCACCTGATCACCAACCCGGCGGTCGCCGAAAAGCTGGCCGACATGGCGCCCGACGAAGTGCTGGCCAACGGCGAGAGCACCGAGTGGAACGGCGTCGCGATCGACGCGATCCCGGCCTACAACATCACCGAGGGCCGGACCGACTTTCATCCCGAGGGGCGCGACAACGGCTACGTGCTCACCATCGACGGGTTCCGCACCTATGTCTCGGGCGACACCGAAGACATCCCCGAGATGCGCGCGCTGGAAGATATCGACCTCGCCTTCGTTTGCATGAACCTGCCCTTCACCATGACCGCCGAGCAGGCCGCCTCCGCGGTGAAGGAGTTCGCGCCGACTTACGTCTATCCCTACCACTATCGCGGGCGGGATGACGGAACGCAGGACCCCGAGGCCTTTGCCGCCCTCGTGGCCGACACCTCCGAGGTCAAGTTTGGCGATTGGTACCACGAGATGGAGACCTGAGCCGCCTCACGGCCCAGAAACGCGAAACGCCCCGGGGATGACCCGGGGCGTTTTGCTGTTCAGGAGGCGGCTTTGCCCCGGCGCCGGGGCCTGCGGCGCTTCTGGCCCTGCGGCTTGGCCGAGGGGGCAGCAGCATGCGCGGGCTTGCCCCGTCCGGCACCACCACCGCCGCCACCGCGACGTCGGCCACCGCCGCCGCCCTTGCCGGAGCGGGCGGGGCGCTTCTCGGGCACCCAGCTTTCGCCGGAGGCCACGGTGATCTCACGGCCGATGACCTTCTGAATGTCCTTCAGCTCGCCCATCTCGACCGGCGCGCAATAGGCCACGGCAGTGCCGTCGCGGCCCGCACGGGCGGTCCGGCCGATGCGGTGCACGTAGTTGTCCGGCACGTTCGGCAGCTCGTAGTTATACACGTAGCGCACTGCCGGAATGTCGATGCCCCGCGCCGCCACATCGGTGGCGACCAGCACCAGAAGCTCGCCTTCGCGGAAAGCGGTAAGCGCCCGGTCACGCTGGCCCTGGCTCTTGTTGCCGTGAATGGAGCCTGCAGCGAAGCCTGCCTGCTCCAGCTTCTTTTTCAGCCGCTCGGCACCGTGCTTGGTGCGGGCAAAGACCAGCGCCGCCTCCTTCGGGTGGGCGGCCAGATGCTCGATCAACAGCGGCAGCTTGTCGTCCTGCTGAACGAAGTGCACGCATTGCTCGATCTTCTCGGCAGGCTTGCCCGGAGGCGCGGTTTCCACCTTCACCGGGTCGGTGAGGTAGGACTTGGAGAGCTCTTCCATCAGTTTCGGCATGGTGGCCGAAAAAAGCATGGTCTGGCGCTCGGGGTTCAGCAGCGGCGCGATCTGGCGCAGCGCGTGGATGAAGCCCATGTCGAGCATCTGGTCCGCCTCGTCGAGCACCAGAAAGCGGGTCTCGTTCAGGCGGATGGCCTTGCGCTCGATCAGGTCGATGAGCCGGCCCGGCGTGGCGACCAGCAAGTCACAGCCACGGCTCAGCCGGTCGGCCTGCGCGTTGAGCGATTTGCCCCCCACGACAAGCTGCACCCGCACCTGGGTGCCATCGGCATATGCGCGCAGGTTGTCGAGGATCTGGGTGGCAAGCTCGCGGGTCGGCGCGAGAATCAGGCCACGGGTGGTCTTGGGGGCAGGGCGCCCCTCCATCCGCAGCAGGGTGGCCAGCAGCGGCAGGCCAAAGGCGGCGGTCTTGCCGGTGCCGGTCTGGGCAAGGCCCATCACGTCGCGCCCGTTGAGCGCGTGGGGGATGGCCTTGGTCTGGATCGGGGTCGGCTTGGTGATGTTCAGCTCGGCCAGGTTGGCGAGCAGTTTGGGCGGAAGGCCCAGCATGTCGAAATCCAAAAGAATGTCCTTTCGGCGGGGGCCCTATTGCCCTCGCACGTGCAAAGCGTCCCGGCCCCTTGCGGCCGGGGATCACTCACGGGTTGCGCCAACTGCGTCTCTCCCGGGCCGGATTGCCCGAAGGACCGCGTGGCGTCTGACCCCCCGCGTGATGTGGGAACCATGTTGGTAGAAACTGCCGTGCGGGCCGCTATGGCGCCCGCTGCCCCGCTCACGCGTCGGGTGCGGCACTGGGGGCCATATGAGGGGCAATGGGTTGAAAGTCAATGAACGGCAAACGCCCCGGCACGATCCGGCCGGGGCGTTGCGCATTTGCAGAGGCCTCAGGAGGCGTGGTCGTAGGCGCTTTCTCCATGCACCGCGAGGTCGAGCCCGTTGAACTCGGTCTCTTCATCCACCCGCAGCGGGGTGACGAGGCGGCAGATGTAGATCAGCGCAAAGGTCACGACCGTGGTGAAAATGCCGACGATCACGAGGCTGCCCAGCTGCGCGGCCCAGCTGCCCGCGCCGAACACGGCTATCATGATGGTGCCAAAGATGCCGCCCACGCCGTGCACCGCCATCACATCGAGCGTATCGTCGATGCGGATCTTGTTGCGGATCAGCCCCACCGCTTCTTGGCAGAGGATGCCCGCGACGCCGCCGATGATCAGCGCCTCCACTGGCCCCACGAAGCCCGAAGCCGGGGTGATCGAGGCGAGGCCCGCGATGGTGCCGGTTACGGCTCCGACAACTGAGGCCTTGCCATACTTGATCTTCTCCCAGAGGGCCCATGTCAGCGTTGCTGTGGCGGCGCTCAGGTGGGTGACGGTTAGCGCCATCGCCGCGCCACCGTCCGCCGCGAGCTGCGAGCCACCGTTGAAGCCGAACCAGCCGACCCAGAGAAGCGAGGCACCGATCACCACGTAACCGGGGTTGTGCGGCGGCTTGTTGTCATCCTTCCGGCGGCCCAGCACCGCGGCGAGGATAAGCGCGGCTATGCCCGCCGTCTCATGCACCACGATCCCGCCGGCAAAGTCCTTAACCCCGGTCTCACCGAAGATCCCGCCATCGGCCAGAAACCCGCCGCCCCAGATCCAGTGCACTACCGGCGCGTAGCAGAGCAGCATCCAGAGGCCGGAAAAGAGGAGCACGAAGCCAAAGCCGATCCGCTCCACATAGGCGCCGACGATCAACGCCGGGGTGATGATCGCAAAGGTCATCTGGAAGGCGAAGAACAACACCTCGGGCAGCGTGCCTGCGAGGCTGTCGGTGGTGACGCCCGCGAGGAACATCTTGTCATAGCCGCCCCACCAGCTCGTGGCCTCGCCGAAGGCGATGGAGTAGCCCGCCACCAGCCAGAGCACGCTCATCAGGCAAGCAATCGCGTAGCAATGCATGAACACGCTGAGCACGTTCCGCGCGCGCACCAGCCCGCCGTAAAACAGCGCCAGCCCCGGCAGCGTCATCAGCAGCACCAGAGCCGTTGCCACAATGATCCAAGCGGTATCTGCACCAACCATCTCTGTCCCCTCCTCGGTTTGGTTGCAGGGCAAAGAGCCTTGGAGAGGCGCAAAGAAAAGCGGCAACCTTTTCGGAAGCTGCCATTTTATGCGTCAGTTCGCGCATTGCCCGCTTGTTGGGCCGTGATTGCGTCAAGCGCACAAAAAATGATCCAAAAGAAAATTCGCAAACCTGCCGAATAAATCGCGAAGCCGGGACGTAAGGGAGGTGTCTGCACAGTGCAGGCGCCCACTTGGCATAGACACGGAGACATTCAAATGACCAAGCTTTCCCTTCTCGCCCTCATCCTCATCCCCGGCGCCGCCCTGGCCGACGGCCACGGTGGCGCGCCCGTCGGCAGCGCCGAGATCGACGGCACGGCCGTTCTGGTCGATGCCGAGCAGATGACCCTCTACACTTTCGACAACGACGAGGGCTCGACCTCCAACTGCTACGATGGCTGCGCTGGCAGCTGGCCGCCCGTGCTGGCCGAAGAGGGTGCGTCTCTGCCCGAGGGCTTCGCCCTGACCGAGCGCCGCGACGGCACCAAGCAGATCACCTACAACGGCGCGCCGCTCTACCTCTGGGCAGGTGACGCGGCGCCGGGCGACATGACCGGCGATGGCGTGGGCGGTGTCTGGCACGTGGCCAAGCCTTAAAGAACCCGGCGGTGGGCGCCGACAAGCCCCTCGCGGGCGGGCCGAACCCCAGCGAGGAAAGGCTTGAACGCCCCGCCCGCCGCCGCTATACGCCCCCGGTGGCCCGAAATGGGCCCGATTCACGACCCAAGACCCAAACCAAAAATGCCGTGGCCGCCCATATCGCTTCGGGGGCGCGTCCGGCCAAGGAGAAGCGACATGAAACTCAATGAACTCCGTCCCGCCGACGGCTCGACCTTCAACAAAAAGCGCGTGGGCCGTGGCCCCGGCTCCGGCAAAGGCAAAACTGCCGGCCGCGGTATCAAAGGTCAGAAGTCGCGTTCGGGTGTGGCCATCAATGGCTACGAGGGCGGCCAGATGCCGATCTACCAGCGTCTTCCCAAGCGCGGCTTCAACAAGCCGAACCGCAAGAAGTTCGCCGTGATCAACCTCGGCCTGATCCAGAAATTCATCGACGCCAAGAAGCTCGACGCCAAGGGCACCATCGACGAAGACGCACTGGTGGCCTCCGGCCTCGTGCGCCGCAAGCTCGACGGTGTGCGCATCCTCGCCAAGGGCGAGCTGACCGCCAAGGTCGCGCTTTCTGTCACCGGTGCTTCCAAGTCGGCCATCGAGGCCGTCGAAAAAGCCGGCGGCTCGCTTTCGGTCACGACCGCGCAGGCCGCCGAGTAACACGGTTGCCCAAGGCGGCGCTGGCCCCTACATGGCTAATGACACACATGCGCCGCCGGTCCTGACAGGGCCCGGCGGCGCATCGGCATAACGAAAAGAGCACACCCCATGGCATCAGCAGCAGAGCAAATGGCCGCCAACATGAGCTGGGGGGCCATCGGCAAGGCCCCGGAGCTTCGGCAGCGGATCTTCTTCACCATCGGGCTGCTGATCATCTATCGCCTCGGCACCTACATTCCCGTCCCCGGCATCGACGGCACCGCGCTGCGGGCCTTCATGGAGCAGGCGACGCAGGGCCTCGGCGGCGTACTCAACATGTTCACCGGCGGCGCCATCGGCCGGATGGGCATCTTCGCCCTCGGCATCATGCCCTACATCTCCGCCTCGATCATCGTGCAGCTTCTCACGGCGATGGTGCCAGCGCTTGAGCAGCTGAAGAAAGAGGGCGAGCAGGGCCGCAAGAAGATCAACCAATACACCCGCTACGGCACCGTGGCGCTGGCAACCTTCCAGGCCTACGGCCTCGCCGTGTCGCTGCAGAACGGTTCCGCCGACGGCGTGCCCTTCGTCGCCGATCCGGGCCTGTTCTTCATCGCCTCCTGCGTTATCACGCTGGTCGGCGGCACCATGTTCCTGATGTGGCTGGGTGAGCAGATCACCGCACGCGGCATCGGCAACGGCATCTCGCTCATCATCTTCGTCGGCATCGTCGCCGAGCTGCCCGGCGCGCTGGCGCAGTTTTTCGTGCAAGGCCAGACCGGGGCAATCTCGGGCGGGGTGGTGATCGGCGTGCTGGTGATGATCGTCGCCGTGCTGACCTTTGTGGTCTTCATGGAGCGGTCGCTGCGCAAGATCCACATCCAGTACCCGCGCCGTCAGGTCGGCATGAAGGTCTATGATGGCGGCTCCTCGCACCTGCCGATCAAGGTCAACCCGGCGGGCGTGATCCCGGCGATCTTCGCCTCCTCGCTGTTGCTGCTACCCACCACGGTCAGCACCTTCTCCGGCAACCAGACCGGCCCGGTCATGAGCACCATCCTCGCCTACTTCGGCCCCGGACAGCCGCTCTACCTGCTGTTCTTCGCGGCCATGATCGTGTTCTTCACCTACTTCTACACCCACAACGTCTCGTTCAAGACAGACGACGTGGCCGACAACCTGAAAAACCAGAACGGCTTCGTGCCCGGCATCCGCCCTGGCAAGCGCACCGCCGAATACTTCGAGTATGTCGTCAACCGCATCCTCGTGCTCGGCTCCGCCTATCTGGCGCTGGTCTGCCTGCTGCCTGAAATGGTGCGCGGCGGCCTCGGGATCACCGCCTACTTCGGCGGCACCTCGATCCTGATCATCGTGTCGGTCGGCATGGACACCATCCAGCAGGTCCAGTCGCATCTGCTGGCACACCAGTACGAAAATCTCATTGAGCGCTCGCAGCTTCGCGGTAAAAAGCGTGGAGGTCGCAACCGGAGGGGGACAGCCCGGC
Coding sequences within:
- the rplR gene encoding 50S ribosomal protein L18; the protein is MANTKRQLFQKRRMRVRSKLRKVNAGRVRLSVHRSNKNISVQLIDDVQGVTLASASTLEKDLGVVGKNNVEAATKVGAAIAERAKKAGVEEAYFDRGGFLFHGKVKALADAAREGGLKI
- a CDS encoding DEAD/DEAH box helicase — protein: MDFDMLGLPPKLLANLAELNITKPTPIQTKAIPHALNGRDVMGLAQTGTGKTAAFGLPLLATLLRMEGRPAPKTTRGLILAPTRELATQILDNLRAYADGTQVRVQLVVGGKSLNAQADRLSRGCDLLVATPGRLIDLIERKAIRLNETRFLVLDEADQMLDMGFIHALRQIAPLLNPERQTMLFSATMPKLMEELSKSYLTDPVKVETAPPGKPAEKIEQCVHFVQQDDKLPLLIEHLAAHPKEAALVFARTKHGAERLKKKLEQAGFAAGSIHGNKSQGQRDRALTAFREGELLVLVATDVAARGIDIPAVRYVYNYELPNVPDNYVHRIGRTARAGRDGTAVAYCAPVEMGELKDIQKVIGREITVASGESWVPEKRPARSGKGGGGGRRRGGGGGGAGRGKPAHAAAPSAKPQGQKRRRPRRRGKAAS
- the rpmD gene encoding 50S ribosomal protein L30; its protein translation is MAKTIVVKQIGSPIRRPEIQRKTLIGLGLNKMHRTRELEDTPSIRGMVAKIPHLVEIIEERG
- a CDS encoding MBL fold metallo-hydrolase; the encoded protein is MTQTRRTFLATVAASAGAITVLPYALRAEAHGGDMFETANGSITIHPVDHASFVMESPAGTIYVDPVGDAAAYADFPAPDLILVTHEHGDHFNAETLAAIKGEAHLITNPAVAEKLADMAPDEVLANGESTEWNGVAIDAIPAYNITEGRTDFHPEGRDNGYVLTIDGFRTYVSGDTEDIPEMRALEDIDLAFVCMNLPFTMTAEQAASAVKEFAPTYVYPYHYRGRDDGTQDPEAFAALVADTSEVKFGDWYHEMET
- the secY gene encoding preprotein translocase subunit SecY; this translates as MASAAEQMAANMSWGAIGKAPELRQRIFFTIGLLIIYRLGTYIPVPGIDGTALRAFMEQATQGLGGVLNMFTGGAIGRMGIFALGIMPYISASIIVQLLTAMVPALEQLKKEGEQGRKKINQYTRYGTVALATFQAYGLAVSLQNGSADGVPFVADPGLFFIASCVITLVGGTMFLMWLGEQITARGIGNGISLIIFVGIVAELPGALAQFFVQGQTGAISGGVVIGVLVMIVAVLTFVVFMERSLRKIHIQYPRRQVGMKVYDGGSSHLPIKVNPAGVIPAIFASSLLLLPTTVSTFSGNQTGPVMSTILAYFGPGQPLYLLFFAAMIVFFTYFYTHNVSFKTDDVADNLKNQNGFVPGIRPGKRTAEYFEYVVNRILVLGSAYLALVCLLPEMVRGGLGITAYFGGTSILIIVSVGMDTIQQVQSHLLAHQYENLIERSQLRGKKRGGRNRRGTARR
- the rpsE gene encoding 30S ribosomal protein S5, which encodes MAERDNNRRGPRRDREETPEFADRLVAINRVSKTTKGGKNFGFAALVVVGDQKGRVGFGKGKAKEVPEAIRKATEQAKRQMIRVPLREGRTLHHDIEGRWGAGRVVMRTAPTGTGIIAGGPMRAVFEMLGVQDVVAKSIGSQNPYNMIRATLDGLTKENSPRMVAQRRGKKVADILKKPEDAPAEEAAEA
- a CDS encoding ammonium transporter, with the translated sequence MVGADTAWIIVATALVLLMTLPGLALFYGGLVRARNVLSVFMHCYAIACLMSVLWLVAGYSIAFGEATSWWGGYDKMFLAGVTTDSLAGTLPEVLFFAFQMTFAIITPALIVGAYVERIGFGFVLLFSGLWMLLCYAPVVHWIWGGGFLADGGIFGETGVKDFAGGIVVHETAGIAALILAAVLGRRKDDNKPPHNPGYVVIGASLLWVGWFGFNGGSQLAADGGAAMALTVTHLSAATATLTWALWEKIKYGKASVVGAVTGTIAGLASITPASGFVGPVEALIIGGVAGILCQEAVGLIRNKIRIDDTLDVMAVHGVGGIFGTIMIAVFGAGSWAAQLGSLVIVGIFTTVVTFALIYICRLVTPLRVDEETEFNGLDLAVHGESAYDHAS
- the rplO gene encoding 50S ribosomal protein L15; translated protein: MKLNELRPADGSTFNKKRVGRGPGSGKGKTAGRGIKGQKSRSGVAINGYEGGQMPIYQRLPKRGFNKPNRKKFAVINLGLIQKFIDAKKLDAKGTIDEDALVASGLVRRKLDGVRILAKGELTAKVALSVTGASKSAIEAVEKAGGSLSVTTAQAAE